ATCTCTGGAAACCTTCCGAGGTACGTGGTGCCAGGCGTCTTTATTACGAAGTCAGTCCATATGAGCAATCAACTTGACCAGATGATTAGAGATTACAGCGCGGAGAATAACATGTCTCAAAGAGATATTTTTGAAATCGCCTTGATTGATTTCTTCAAAAAGTATGGTTACCGGAGAGAGGTAGAGGTGTTACTAACGAAAACGAATTGAAGGCCAGCGGAACCCCTGCAGTTACTGCAAATGTTGTAGTAGCTGCGGGGGTTTGTTATTGTTATCTGCATATAGTTGTGATAGACGGATGCTGGAGCCAGGGATTGATCGGAAACCGTTCGCCTGAGTTGTTTATTGGCGCCTTGACCCCCTAGTTTTGGAGAATATGCTTGTACTTCATTTACATATCGCATGATTGCTTCGTATTTCTACCAGTTGCACATTACCCATCTTAAGCGGCCTTGAGTGCTTCTTTGATATGACGATTCTTCAGATAATAGGACAGCGGCGACACATACCCAAGACTACCATGACGCCGGCGATTGTTGTAGTAATCCAGGTAAGCGGTCACTTCGCGATATGCGTCCTGGAAGGTCTCGAATTCATGTCTGCTGTAGCATTCATCCTCCAGAATACTGTGGAACGACTCTATATACGCATTGAGATTTGGTGTATTAATCGGGATTCTTTCATGGTTAATCCCCAATCTATCTAGTGTTTCTGTAAACTCCTTGGCCCTAAACTGCGGTCCATTATCGCTGCGAAGGGTTAATTGTCCGGGTTCAATGTTGCGCTGCTGAGCGGCGATTTCAACGGTTTTGGCAGCATCTTTTGCTTTAGCACTGAGGCCAATATGACTTCCTACAATGCATCGATCGAAAATGTCGATGATTGAAATCTGGTAAAATAACTGGTTGGTACCGTGTATATAGCCGTACTTAAGGTCTATCTCCCAATGTTGATTGGGCCTTTCAGCTTTCCGCTTGCGGCCCGGCTTGATAGGGCGGCATGGTTTTATCACTCTTCTGGGCCGCAGGATGTCGAGTTCCTTACATAGACGGTACACCTTCTTGCGGTTAATTCTCAACCCATAGGTTTCTCTCAGCTCAATTGTAAGTTTCTTGTAACCATAAGGAAAACCGTCTCCTGTAACCAACTCCAGTAGCATTCGTTTAATTGTCTCGTCATCAACCCGTTCGCCCTGTGTGTTAAGGCTATAACCCGGTATTGGTCTGCCTGGCTTTCGTGGCTCTGTTCGTGGCTGTTTTGATTTTATTCTAGCATAGTAAGTGGACTCGTTGAGGCCGACAGAGCGCAGGACGGTCCTTACAGAATAACCCTCCTGGGTCCACTCTTGAGCAATGGTTGCCCTGTCGGCTATTTGGGGTTTACTGTGTTAAGTAGATCCCGGAGTATTGCTATCTCAAGCTCCTTTTCTGCCACCAAGCGCTTGAGTCTATCATTTTCAGTACTGACCTTCTTCAGTTGCTCAGACATTGCTTTCACATTAGCCAGCTCACCACGCTTAAGGCTCCTAACAGTGCCCAACTCTCGGTACTTCCTCAGCCAAGTATGGATGGTGTTGGGAGAAATCTCATAGCGCCTGGCAACAAGTGAGACATTCCCTACTTCTTGGCACTCTTGAATGATCTTCTCCTTGAACTCATCAGAATACTGGCGTGACTTCATTTGAAAACCCTCCCTGACTCAATACTATCATAGTGCAAAGGGTTTCTCCAAACTCATTGCGGGGCCTATAGGTTGGCAGTGTGGCATTAAAAACAAATAATAAACTCACTTCCTATAACCTTGGATTACCAAAGGCAAATCATGTATTGATTCGATAATCCTTTGATTGTCCAATGGCACAAATTGAAAATCGCTTGAAACGAGCATGATTCGTTAGAAGCCCATGGCGTGGGGGTTACGGACATAATGCGTTTCCGTATATAATAAGGAAGTCTTTTTCTGTGTCACAGGGGAAGAAGATTCAACGTCAGTTGGGTGCTAATCAAGCTGGTGCTGCAAGGTCCATGGAAAAGCTCTCCTCGGGTTTGCGGATCAACCGAGCTGGAGACGACGCTGCAGGTCTGGCTATCTCAGAGAAGATGAGAGGGCAGATTCGGGGCTTGAAACAGGCTAGCCGCAATGCTCAGGATGGCATTTCCATGATTCAGACCGCTGAAGGTTCTTTGAACGAGACTCACTCCATTCTTCAAAGAATGCGGGAATTGGCAGTTCAGTCAGCCAATGACACCAATACAGCTGCAGACCGTGCAGAGCTCCAAAAGGAAGTTGACCAGTTATCACAGGAGCTTTCCAGAATCGGTGCAAACACGGAGTTCAATACACAGAAACTGCTCAATGGTAGCTTCAAAGGGATTTTCCACATCGGGGCAAATGAAAGCCAAAGCTTGACTCTAGCAATAGATGATATGCGTGGATTTGCATTAGGAGTAGCTGGGGATGCTAAGCTCAAACTGACAGCCGATCCTACAGGGACAACGGACTTTGTTGATGGAACGTACGAAGTGAAAGAGAGTGCCACCGCAGGTGAGTTTGACCTCGTGGACAAGGATGGTAACGTGATTGCTACAAGTAATGACGGAGCGGGTAAAGTATTTGCATCAACTGGTGGTGCAACTGAAACCCTTACTTTTACCGAAGCGGTTACTACCGGAACCGTAGTAATAGCAGAAGGGACCGCTTCCGCTACAGCGTCCGTAACCAATGCAGGTTTACAGGCTGGTACCTATACGTATGATGCAACCGCCGGTGGATTAGTTGACGGTAATGGTCAAGTCGTGGCAAAATCCACGGATGGCATAACATTTAGTAGCTTAGATGGTGCTACCACTCTTATTACCTTCAGTGCGGCTCTTGCTACAGGCGACGAGTTTTCTGTTGGCGGCATCGATGTTTCATCTCAAGGTGCAGCAGATGCAGCAATGACAGCCATTAACAATGCAATCGAGACCGTATCTGCTGAGAGGTCCAAATTGGGCGCTACTCAAAACCGTTTGGATCATACCATTGCTAACCTTGGAACCTCTGCAGAGAATCTCCAGGCTGCTGAATCAAGAATTCGTGATGTAGATATGGCCGAAGAGATGATGGCTTTTACCAAGTTCCAGATTCTACAGCAGGCCTCTACAGCTATGCTTGCACAGGCTAACATGGCACCGCAGTCGGTACTGCAGTTGCTTGGATAGGATAAATAGTTTCAGTATTACAGGCGGCCCTGGGATATCCTAGGGCCGCTTTCAACTAACCAGTGATACTTGGAACCCTTTCATTAAGGGGGAGGGCAGAGGTTGTGCCAAAACCAATATTTCAGACACTTGATTCATGAGACAGTTTCCCAACTACCAGATAGAGCGGCGTATCGACATTTTCTTTGGATATTATCTCAAAGAAATCGTAGAAAATCAATTATCGAACAGAAATGGGAAACCGGTTAGGCTCCAGGAAACGATTATCCCTGAGTTTCCCATCAGGAAGTCGTTGGTACTGAAGATGGCACCAACCGGTCTGTCAAGGTGGATTATGTCCTTTTCTCAGAGCAGCCAAAAGGGGTCATTTTCTTGAAACTGAAGACGGATAGGGCAGGGGGAAACCTTACACATGAGTATCTTTCTGAGATTGCGGGACAACCTTTTGTATGGGTTCTAGAGAGTCTGAAAGAGATATTCCTCGGGACGAATCATAGATGCAAGTATCTATACCTGTTCCAGCAGCTGCAGAAAGCAGGGTGTGTGCGGCTCCCGGATGACCTGGAATCTAGTCTGAGGGCTTCTAGTTGCACAACCAAGTCCCTAATTCGCGAGATCAAGGTTATTAAGAGCGATGCGAAGATCAACGTGATCTACATTATGCCTAAGCAAGACCTAAAGCTTTTGGGAGATTACATCACTTTCAAAGAGATCTCCGAGTTGTTAGGGAAGCAGGACAATGATGCTATGGCAACAGAGTTTGCGAGCCATCTTTTACGGTGGCAAGAAGGTCCCTAACGGTGACTCTGATAAGCCCTGATACCCATGAGACTTAAGAAGCCTACTTGATAGTTGAGGGCAGCTTTCCATATCCACTTAGTATGTACTGCTTCATTGTTTTCAGCAGAGATAATCTAGTCAACCACTCACAGAGGAATTGTTACTATATATGAGCACACTACTATCCCTACCCCAAAGCTAAATCGGCCCTGCATAGAGCCCGTTCTGGTAAGCATAGTGTCCGTAGCGGGTAAGCCGTATGTTTATGAACTCGCCATGGCGTATACCCCTGACGAAGATGCCGCGGAAAGACTAGTCAACACGATTGCACCTTTGTTCCAGCAACCAACGACTTACGCCTTAGCGGAGAGTAGATCCTTGCGGAATACAAAACACAAAGCAGTGTAGAGAAGAAGTTTCAGCAGCTAAAATCTCCCCACCTTGTTAACTCACTCTATCCAAAAGACCCGTCTCCGCATAGAAACCGTCGCATATATGCGCCCTATAGCCATGATGATTCTGTCAGTAGTGGAACGGGTAGCCCGTCGGGAAATCAAATAAGAGGATGCTATGGTAATCGGTCCCGGTGGCGTAAAGATGACCCAGCCAACCCTGAGAGCTATCTTGGGTATGTTCAACTTAGTTCAGTATAACAGAATCATTTACAAGAATCGGGTAATAAACGATCGAAAGGCGGTCAATGGAGTAGGCTAAAGCAAATATGTCAATTGGGGAAGTGGCGTCTTCGCCGAGTTGCTTCCTTAATTGGATGGCTCTTTTCCGTAAGTCTAGTTTATCCATTGGCATGATTACCCTCAAGCAATTGGGTCATAAAGTTGCAATTCAATGCAATCTTATTTATGGCACTGATTGCTTCCAGATTCTCCTCACTAATTTTGCTTGCACGAAGCGCAAAGTTCAACGGTTTTGCCGGTTGTTTCGCATCTTCAAAGGCAGATACCTGCACTCCATATAAAGCGGCTAGTTTGTCAAGCATATCGGAAGTAAGCGCTCGTTTTCCTCAATATTACTTTGTGTAAAGCTGGCATGTTCACGCAAGGCTTTCAACTTTAAACCAATGTTTCCACTCTATTGCTTATAGTGACCCCTTTTCTCTGACTATATTATATGCGAGCGGTGTCATAAAACCAATGGGTGGGGCATCGAACTTTATGACAAGGGCTTTCGAGTCATCCTATGGTTCGCATAAACGAAGGCGAATACTTACAATACAACAGACAAACAGACATAGCATTTCTGCGGGCTACTAGGTGTCTTTAGTAGTATACTGTTGTAGCTATTTGGCCCAAACCATTAATTGCGGACAGTCTTCGGCCCTTTCGGGGTCTGTTAGCTGTGACTTCGATTGACCACCTCAGCCAAGACAGTAGCACTGGTTACGTTATCTGCATCAAGCGCTCCGCTCCTGTTACAGAACGATTACCAATGAGACATAACCATTCGGGTATCGTACTAAGACTATCAGTGAATACGAGGGCTATCTGGAGGTGCTGCGCCACGGGTTTAGGTGCTTCGGCAAGACCTTTTGGTTTGCTTACTCTGTCTAGCCAGTGATTGAAATCCGGAGACTAACGATTGCATAACGCGGATATCTTAACCATACTAGTCAAGTTCGGTACGCCAAGGCAGCATACCAAAACCTGGGCATGCCCACTATGGAATAGAAGAATCTAAAGAAGTCCATTCTTCATCTGTTACTACCGAGACATCTACAACGGTATTCACTGCTCCGAACCGTTTTTCGCGTAGACTGCTTAGACCATTGCAGCAACGCAGGCTAAACATTGCCCTTCAAAAACCGATATATCCTACATAACAACCTAATGATTCCGCCGCCGCAATTAAAGAGGTGTCAAGCACATGCAAATAAAGCCTGCGAGCGAAATCAAGGCGGTATCTAGTGTAGCAAACAACCTAGAAACACAGCATAAACAACTACCGAGCGAACGCAACGGGACGAAGGTTCATCAGCAAATCAGGCAGCCTGGCATAGGTGAGATAGAAAACGGCACCAAGCAGCTGCAAGCTATTGTTTCTACATTCAACAAACGTCTGAAATTCGATGTGCATGAAGAGACTAACCGAATCTTTGTGCAGGTTATTGACAGTGCCACCGGCGAAGTAATCCGGGAAGTTCCTCCGGTACAGATTTTGGACATGCTGGCCAAGATTTATGAAGTGGTGGGACTCTTAGTAGATGAGCGGGTTTAGGAGGTAGTAAGATGCGTATCGATGGTATTGTATCCGGAATAGATACTGAAGCGTTGGTTACACGACTAATTGAATTGGAGAAGGGGCCGATTCTGCGCCTTTACAGTGAGCGAACCAAGACCCAAAGGCTTCAGGATGCTTGGCGTACCCTCAATACACGCCTGCTAGCCCTCGAGAATACTATCAAGGACCTAAAGCTGAGCAAGACCTTTACCAGCAGAAAGGTCACATCGTCAAATGAGGGTACAGCTACCGCTGCAGCGGCAGCCAATGCTGTGGCTGAATCCTATCGGGTGGAAGTTGAGCAACTGGCCAAAGCCGATCGCGTTGCCTCCAACCGGTTTGATGATGTAGATACTTCCCTTGGATTACAAGGTGAGTTTACTGTCAATGGCAAGACCATTACCGTGACTGCAGAACATAATCTCAAGGATATCCAGGACATCATTAACCAGGTGGAGGATCTTGGTGTAAACGCAAAGATTGTGGACAACCGTCTCATCTTAGCTGGTGCAAAGACAGGTACAAAGCACGGCATCACCGTAACTGATCCCGATGGCCTTCTCCAAGAACTTGGTGTTCTGACCGAAGAGCCGACCCCTACCTTTCAGCATCACATTCAAAAGGCTCAGGATGCCATTGTGCATATTGATGGTCTTACAGTCACACGGAGCACCAATGTGATCGACGATGCGGTGCAGGGAGTAACTTTTACCCTCAAGGATGTCGGTAGTACAGATATTACCGTTAAGATCAACACCCAAGAGACTGTGGACAAACTAAAGACCTTTGTCAACCAGTATAACGCCCTCTCAGAGTATCTGCAGCAAGGGCAAAGCCGAGACGAAGCCACTGAGACAGTTGGTATCTTCTTCGCGGATAGTACCGCCAGAACGCTCCAATCGGCTCTGCGCCGGACCATTACCGATGTTATGGGACATGGTGACTTCCACTCAATTGCAGACTTAGGTATCGAGGTCGACCGCTATGGTAAGATGAGTCTTGATGAGAAGAAGTTGGTTGCTGCTTTAGAAGAGGATGCCGAGAAGGTACGCACCTTCTTCTACGATGGAGACAAGGGACTAGCATCCCGGGTTCAGGACTTTCTTGCAGACTACACCAAAAGTTACGACGGGGTGATCGCCAACAAGCAGGATTACCTAACGAAGCGTACGAAGGATATTACGAAGCAGATTGAAGCACAAGAAGACCGGCTCGAGCGGAAGAAAGAGTCCTTATATCAGCAGTTTACCGCGATGGAGAAGGTACTCTCCGAGTTGATGGGCCAAAGCGATTGGCTTGAAGCCCAGCTTACCAGCCTAAACAGTCTGGCTTCGCAAAGAACCCGTCGCTAAAGCCTTAGAGAAAAGGAATCGATCAATGTCTAAGAACCAGACGCTACTAACATTGTTCAAACAGCTACATGCCCTAACCCTAGAACAAAGCAAGTGGATTGGTCAGGGAGATTACGATAAACTACAGGAACTAGTAGATAAAAAGCAAGATTTAATGGAGAGCATCGATGGATTAGGCGATGTTCCCATCGAAGATGTGGATCAGATTAAGGACCTGCTGCTTCAAATACAAAGCCTTGATCGGGTTAACGAGAAAGAGGTACTGGCAAAGTACATCGATACCTGTGTTCAGCTTACTGAGCTAAATAAAGGCTCAGAACACCCTAAACCACAGGCACGGTTTTTAGATAAACGGGCCTAGGAGGTGAGGAATGTGTTCAATCCCCAAAACGCCTATGTTCAGTCTCAGGTGATGACCCAAAAACCTGAGAAATTAGTCCTACTTGTCTTTGAGGAAATACGAAAGGCCCTACGAAGGTCCCTTGTGGCTTTACGCCGAAAGGAACTTGAGGCAGCCCATAAAGATCTCGTTCGGGCACAGGATTTGCTAGGAGAACTATCCGCTGCCTTGGATCCGGAATATGAGATCAGTATCGCCATGGGGCAGCTTTATGATTACCTTAGTCAAAGAATCTTAGCAGCAAACATCTCAAAGAATCCTCAAGATATCGAAGAAGTACTCCCCTTCATTGAAGAGCTTAAAGATACATGGTCTGCAGCTATTGAGCATGTAAGCAGATAAAAGTACCCCCTCCCCTAAGGCCTGCAAATCCATTGGATTGGCAGGCCGTTTTTCTTGTTTATCCTTGGTTCAGCAAATTTTCGGTAAAATCTAGCAGGAATTCCATTATTACCGTCGAATAATAATTATAACCGTCGTGAAATGGGAGAAACGGGACTAATAGCATAGGGAAAACCGGGATGTCGAGTGTTAATAGTCCGACTTGAGTCCTACTTTTGCTGGATATTTACTTTCTTTGTTCATGAAAGAAGGGTTTTGGTAGATTTTAACGAATATTAAATATATGAACTGAACATAATCTAAAGCTCAACGATAAAGGCAAACCCATCGTGAGGTGGGGACGCAAAGCCACGGGTCTATCAATGGATGATCGGGATAGGTAGCCGGGTTACCGAAAGAGGCTTCTTTTATCTAAAGGCAGTCTAGATCCTTTATTGTTGTGATTTAGACTGCCTTTTTTGTATTTACTCAGTCAGGAGTTGATCGCACGATGCAAACAAGAGCCATCACTAACTTAGAATACGCGCTGGATGTTGCGGCGGCACGGCATGAGGTCATCGGCGATAACATCGCCAACATTCACACGCCAAAGTACCGGCGGAGGGAAGTACTGTTTAAAGAATCCTTAAAACAAGCTTTAGGAGAGACTACGAATCTACGGATTGTGGGTACCAACGAACGGCACATCGGATCCCGCCTTAATACCGGCCCGATCATAAAAGAAGTGCGGACAAGCATCCGCCAGGACGGGAACAATGTGGACTTAGAGTATGAGAATGCTGCCCTAGCAAAGAACACGGTGTTTTACCAAGTCACGTCCCAGGTTCTGTCCAGTCAGTTTCGGATGCTCCAATATGCGATTTCCGAAGGGAGACGGTAAGTCATGGGTTTTTTCAGCTCCTTTGACGTGAGTGCTTCTGCCCTTACCGCAGAACGGTTACGGATGGATGTGATCTCGGCAAACGTAGCTAATGCCCAATCTACACGAACTGAAACCGGTGATGTGTATCGAAGAAGGCTTGTGGTGTATCGACCGGCAAGCTACGCCCCAAGTTTTGCCCAAATTCTTGCAGGTCTCCAAGGGGATAAGGCCGCGGTGTCCGGGGTAAGGGTAGATAAGATCGTGGAAGACAACTCGGATTTTCGTCGAGTTTATGAACCGGGTCATCCCCATGCCGATGAACAAGGCTATGTAACCTATCCTAATGTGGATGTCATCCGGGAAATGGTGGATATGATTGGGGCGGTGCGTGCATACGAAGCTAATGCTGCAGTTATTCAAGCGGGAAAGACCATGGCCCAATCGGCCTTACAGATCGGCAGATAAGGAGGTTACGTGCTCATGATCGTGGAGAACATTCGACCACTACAACTACAGATTCAACAGCCCCTAAATAGGATAGATGGGCAAGGCAGTAGCTTTGCAGATTTGCTAAAAGAGGCGGGGAAGGACTTGCTTGTGAGTCAGAAGCAGGCCCACCAGGAAGCCCTAGATCTAGCATCGGGCCAGACGGATAATTTGCACGGGGTAATGGTGACCATGCAGAAGGCGGAGCTGAATCTACAGCTTGCCATTCAGGTACGAAACAAGGTTGTGGAAGCATACAACGAGATTATGCGGATCCAAGTCTAAATTACTCAAGGATTGAGTGGCATCTATGGAAATGTTTCAACAGCTAACAGCTAAGCTCAAAGCTTTGCCCCGGTCGGCTAAGATCGGCTATGGTCTAGTTTCACTACTTGTCGTTTGCACGATTATTGGTCTTTCCCTTTGGGCGGGACACAAGGACTTGGTACCATTGTTTACCGGGCTTGAGTCTAAGGATGCAGGTGAGATCTTAAGAAAGCTTGATGAACAAGGCGTATCATACAAGCTTACGGATCAAGGAACAACTATCCTAGTTCCCCAAGAACAGGTCCATAAACTAAGGCTCGAGCTTGCTGCCGGGGGGTTACCTAGCGGCGGAGTAGTAGGTTTTGAAACGTTTACGGAATCAAGCATTGGTAGTACTGAGTTTGACCGGAAAGTGAAATACACATGGGCACTCCAAGGGGAATTGGTCCGCACCCTCAAGCAACTAGACGAAGTTGAAGACGTGCGGGTTCACCTGGTCATTCCAGAGCAGAGCATCTTCCTAAGAGATCGCTACGAGCCCACCGCTTCGGTGCTAGTGAAGCTTCGGCCGAACAAAGGACTAAGCGATTGGCAGATCCGGGGGATTGTCAATCTGGTAGCCAGCAGTGTCGAAGGGATGAAGCCCAAAAACGTTACTGTTGTAGATACCCAAGGAAATACCTTATCCGCGATTATTGGCGAAGAGGGTGCTTTCCAGCTATCAGGGCAGCAGCTGTCAACCCAATTCCAGCTGCAACAACAATATGAAAGGCATCTAGAAGATCGGTTACGGTCACTTCTAGAGCAGGTGTTTGGATTTGGTCGGGTGGTGACCCGGGTCAATGTAGCCATGGACTTCGATTACCGGGAGACTACCAGCGAGACCTTCGACCCTGGTGAAGAGGGGCAGCTTATTCGCAGTGAGCAGGTCTATGAGGAGACCTTCCGGGGAACCGCAGAGGTACCGGGCGGTGTGGTGGGTATTAGTGCTAACATACCGACCTACGAACAGACCGATGAGAATACCATTGGTGATTATGCCAAACGGGACGCCACAAGGAACTATGAGTTAAATCGACAGATCGAAAAGACGGTGATTGCTCCGGGAAAGATCACCAGCTGCTCAGCCGCAATTTGGGTTGATGGGGAGCTCACCCCGGAACTTGAAGATAGCATTCGGACGACGGCGATGGCTATTCTTGGTGGCAGTGAGGATACACCCTATACTCTCGCGGTATATTCTACCGCTTTTGCGCCGACGTTGTTTGATCAACTAGATATGTTGGAGGATCCGGTGCCCGAGGTAGGACCCAAGCGATTGCCGTGGATCTTGCTTGGGGTGGCCCTTGTGGTCATTCTCATTCTTATGATTGTTCTCTTGCGACGGAAGCCAGCACCGGTAGAGGAGGCACCAATGCCCGAATGGTTGAAGGCTGCCTTTGAAGCTGCCCCAACGGACGCAGTCCCGAAAGAAGAGCCTAGTGTTCAGTACGACCTACAAAAGGAAATTGCCGAGATGTATAAGGAAAATCCAAGTCAAGTGTTAGATGCACTACGGGCCTGGTTAATGGAGGATCGATAAAATGGCAAGAGTGCTAGCTGACCAGTCCCGCATGTCGGGGTTAGAAAAGGCAGCGGTATTAATGATTTCCCTTGGACCGGAGATATCCGCAGCGATGGTGCGGCAACTAGATGAGACCAATGTGGAAAGGCTGGCAGCAGAGGTTGCCTCAACCAAAAGTGTAGATATGGAAACCAGGAAGGAGGTCCTGGAGGAGTTTCGGGATATGTGTGTGGCCTTCGATTACGTGGCTCGGGGTGGTATTGATTATGCCCGGTCGGTTTTGGAGAAGGCCGTTGGAAGACAGGAAGCCGAGGAGATCCTATCAAGGCTAAACAGTCGGTTTCAGCAGCGTCCCTTTGAGTTTGCGAGGCGGGCTTCGGTGGACCAACTGCTGAGTTTCCTAGAAGGTGAGCATCCCCAGACCATTGCCCTGACATTGTGTCATCTTAGTCCCGGTCAGGCGGCGGCGATTTTAGCGGAGCTACCACCGGAGCAACAGGCCACTGTGGCCAAACGGATTGCTAACATTGAACGGATTTCTCCTGAGGCCATTGCCCTAGTGGAACAAGCCTTAAGAGAAAAGCTTTCCTCCTATGAGGGACAACATGTGAACATATCCGGTGGAGTAGATGCCATTGTTGACATCCTAAACCGTGTTGATCGAACGACGGAAAAGGCTATTTTGGATCGACTAGCGCAAAACGATCCGGATCTAGCCGAAGAGATCAAGGAAAGGATGTTCGTCTTCGAGGATATTGTTTTCCTAGACGACCGGGCTATTCAACGGGTA
The sequence above is a segment of the Limnochordia bacterium genome. Coding sequences within it:
- the flgC gene encoding flagellar basal body rod protein FlgC encodes the protein MGFFSSFDVSASALTAERLRMDVISANVANAQSTRTETGDVYRRRLVVYRPASYAPSFAQILAGLQGDKAAVSGVRVDKIVEDNSDFRRVYEPGHPHADEQGYVTYPNVDVIREMVDMIGAVRAYEANAAVIQAGKTMAQSALQIGR
- the fliF gene encoding flagellar M-ring protein FliF; this translates as MEMFQQLTAKLKALPRSAKIGYGLVSLLVVCTIIGLSLWAGHKDLVPLFTGLESKDAGEILRKLDEQGVSYKLTDQGTTILVPQEQVHKLRLELAAGGLPSGGVVGFETFTESSIGSTEFDRKVKYTWALQGELVRTLKQLDEVEDVRVHLVIPEQSIFLRDRYEPTASVLVKLRPNKGLSDWQIRGIVNLVASSVEGMKPKNVTVVDTQGNTLSAIIGEEGAFQLSGQQLSTQFQLQQQYERHLEDRLRSLLEQVFGFGRVVTRVNVAMDFDYRETTSETFDPGEEGQLIRSEQVYEETFRGTAEVPGGVVGISANIPTYEQTDENTIGDYAKRDATRNYELNRQIEKTVIAPGKITSCSAAIWVDGELTPELEDSIRTTAMAILGGSEDTPYTLAVYSTAFAPTLFDQLDMLEDPVPEVGPKRLPWILLGVALVVILILMIVLLRRKPAPVEEAPMPEWLKAAFEAAPTDAVPKEEPSVQYDLQKEIAEMYKENPSQVLDALRAWLMEDR
- the fliG gene encoding flagellar motor switch protein FliG; the protein is MARVLADQSRMSGLEKAAVLMISLGPEISAAMVRQLDETNVERLAAEVASTKSVDMETRKEVLEEFRDMCVAFDYVARGGIDYARSVLEKAVGRQEAEEILSRLNSRFQQRPFEFARRASVDQLLSFLEGEHPQTIALTLCHLSPGQAAAILAELPPEQQATVAKRIANIERISPEAIALVEQALREKLSSYEGQHVNISGGVDAIVDILNRVDRTTEKAILDRLAQNDPDLAEEIKERMFVFEDIVFLDDRAIQRVLREVSPRDVALALKTASEDVANVIFQNMSSRAADALKEDLEVMGPVRLREVEEAQGRIVNIIRRLDELGEIVIARGGEDTVVV
- the fliS gene encoding flagellar export chaperone FliS, whose amino-acid sequence is MFNPQNAYVQSQVMTQKPEKLVLLVFEEIRKALRRSLVALRRKELEAAHKDLVRAQDLLGELSAALDPEYEISIAMGQLYDYLSQRILAANISKNPQDIEEVLPFIEELKDTWSAAIEHVSR
- a CDS encoding IS3 family transposase, which encodes MRSVGLNESTYYARIKSKQPRTEPRKPGRPIPGYSLNTQGERVDDETIKRMLLELVTGDGFPYGYKKLTIELRETYGLRINRKKVYRLCKELDILRPRRVIKPCRPIKPGRKRKAERPNQHWEIDLKYGYIHGTNQLFYQISIIDIFDRCIVGSHIGLSAKAKDAAKTVEIAAQQRNIEPGQLTLRSDNGPQFRAKEFTETLDRLGINHERIPINTPNLNAYIESFHSILEDECYSRHEFETFQDAYREVTAYLDYYNNRRRHGSLGYVSPLSYYLKNRHIKEALKAA
- the fliD gene encoding flagellar filament capping protein FliD; amino-acid sequence: MRIDGIVSGIDTEALVTRLIELEKGPILRLYSERTKTQRLQDAWRTLNTRLLALENTIKDLKLSKTFTSRKVTSSNEGTATAAAAANAVAESYRVEVEQLAKADRVASNRFDDVDTSLGLQGEFTVNGKTITVTAEHNLKDIQDIINQVEDLGVNAKIVDNRLILAGAKTGTKHGITVTDPDGLLQELGVLTEEPTPTFQHHIQKAQDAIVHIDGLTVTRSTNVIDDAVQGVTFTLKDVGSTDITVKINTQETVDKLKTFVNQYNALSEYLQQGQSRDEATETVGIFFADSTARTLQSALRRTITDVMGHGDFHSIADLGIEVDRYGKMSLDEKKLVAALEEDAEKVRTFFYDGDKGLASRVQDFLADYTKSYDGVIANKQDYLTKRTKDITKQIEAQEDRLERKKESLYQQFTAMEKVLSELMGQSDWLEAQLTSLNSLASQRTRR
- a CDS encoding transposase, with protein sequence MKSRQYSDEFKEKIIQECQEVGNVSLVARRYEISPNTIHTWLRKYRELGTVRSLKRGELANVKAMSEQLKKVSTENDRLKRLVAEKELEIAILRDLLNTVNPK
- a CDS encoding flagellar protein FlaG, with the translated sequence MQIKPASEIKAVSSVANNLETQHKQLPSERNGTKVHQQIRQPGIGEIENGTKQLQAIVSTFNKRLKFDVHEETNRIFVQVIDSATGEVIREVPPVQILDMLAKIYEVVGLLVDERV
- the flgB gene encoding flagellar basal body rod protein FlgB, producing the protein MQTRAITNLEYALDVAAARHEVIGDNIANIHTPKYRRREVLFKESLKQALGETTNLRIVGTNERHIGSRLNTGPIIKEVRTSIRQDGNNVDLEYENAALAKNTVFYQVTSQVLSSQFRMLQYAISEGRR
- the fliE gene encoding flagellar hook-basal body complex protein FliE encodes the protein MIVENIRPLQLQIQQPLNRIDGQGSSFADLLKEAGKDLLVSQKQAHQEALDLASGQTDNLHGVMVTMQKAELNLQLAIQVRNKVVEAYNEIMRIQV
- a CDS encoding flagellin translates to MSQGKKIQRQLGANQAGAARSMEKLSSGLRINRAGDDAAGLAISEKMRGQIRGLKQASRNAQDGISMIQTAEGSLNETHSILQRMRELAVQSANDTNTAADRAELQKEVDQLSQELSRIGANTEFNTQKLLNGSFKGIFHIGANESQSLTLAIDDMRGFALGVAGDAKLKLTADPTGTTDFVDGTYEVKESATAGEFDLVDKDGNVIATSNDGAGKVFASTGGATETLTFTEAVTTGTVVIAEGTASATASVTNAGLQAGTYTYDATAGGLVDGNGQVVAKSTDGITFSSLDGATTLITFSAALATGDEFSVGGIDVSSQGAADAAMTAINNAIETVSAERSKLGATQNRLDHTIANLGTSAENLQAAESRIRDVDMAEEMMAFTKFQILQQASTAMLAQANMAPQSVLQLLG